One stretch of Pieris brassicae chromosome 8, ilPieBrab1.1, whole genome shotgun sequence DNA includes these proteins:
- the LOC123713071 gene encoding transmembrane protein adipocyte-associated 1 homolog, producing MFSNGTDFPPVKEDTFCKYVLYYEINNSRVRIWDLIILIPNALFVLFLVVRFNKAQLKLRATSSPIFLTFYTLVWGNVIISLIRCAVSMTVNASVPLGGLIDKILWVTVRFFLLATEMSVVIFGLAFGHMDSRSSIRYVLLATSLISLAFTVTQGTLEIVMPDDMFHIDTRDYNLFGHGGMLFWFTSSLVFGIIYFIILLLPWTPLREYLALPTKLSFYFYILLLTLLDMTQSVGTGLLMWGSMQSGLCVVDVTTWLYFSLYTPLVYHTFLSEFFSVAQPSIMFSYKAQMDEPMDDDQVSLPHQQSFSSLKTDSDYIYQSNSVYDSTLFEAGGTTPMNPVYSASLQSPDSIASGQSIDLQAGFPNKNMLST from the exons ATGTTTAGTAACGGTACTGATTTTCCACCCGTTAAGGAAGATACATTTTgcaaatatgttttgtattacGAGATAAACAACTCAAG ggtACGCATATGGgatttaatcatattaataCCAAATGCTTTATTTGTGCTCTTCCTAGTTGTGAGATTTAACAAAGCTCAGTTAAAACTTCGTGCCACGAGTAGTCCCATATTTCTTACATTTTACACTCTTGTATGGGGAAATGTCATAATCAGTCTTATAAGATGTGCAGTTTCCATGACTGTAAATGCATCAGTACCTCTTGGGGGTCTgattgataaaattttatgggTTACTGTAAGATTTTTTCTGCTTGCAACTGAAATGAGTGTCGTGATTTTTGGACTTGCCTTTG GCCACATGGATAGTCGCAGTAGCATTAGATATGTTCTGTTGGCTACATCACTAATTTCCCTTGCCTTTACTGTCACCCAGGGCACACTAGAAATAGTGATGCCAGATGACATGTTCCATATTGATACAAGGGATTATAATCTATTTGGACATGGTGGGATGCTCTTTTGGTTTACATCATCATTGGTCTTTGGGATTATTTACTTCATTATTTTACTTCTACCATGGACACCTTTGCGGGAATATTTAGCTTTGCCaa caAAGctctcattttatttttatatactgcTACTCACCCTACTTGATATGACCCAGTCGGTGGGTACTGGGTTACTTATGTGGGGATCTATGCAATCAGGCCTTTGTGTTGTTGATGTTACCACCTGGCTTTACTTCTCACTGTATACGCCACTGGtttatcatacatttttaagtgAATTTTTCAG TGTCGCACAACCAAGCATAATGTTCTCATATAAGGCTCAGATGGATGAGCCAATGGATGATGACCAAGTCTCTTTACCGCATCAACAAAGCTTCAGCTCACTTAAAACAGATTCAGACTACATCTATCAA AGTAACAGTGTCTATGATAGTACACTGTTTGAAGCGGGCGGAACGACCCCAATGAACCCTGTGTATAGTGCATCCTTACAAAGTCCAGACTCTATTGCATCTGGTCAATCGATAGACTTACAAGCCGGCTTTCCGAACAAAAATATGCTCTCTACATAA